In Heptranchias perlo isolate sHepPer1 chromosome 9, sHepPer1.hap1, whole genome shotgun sequence, the sequence ACAAAATCATTGTAGTCTGGAATAGTATTGGAATAAAAGCGCCAAAAGACTTATGGGATTCACTGGGGCCACATCCcatccctgttatttttaaggaaCAGACTGTGAATAGAATGCGGAACCGACTGGAGCCGTTTCCTGAGCTGGAAACCAAAGGTAAGATTTTGTGAAATGTTAAACCTTTATTGCCAGTCTTAATTGGCCGATATAGTTTTTACCTGGGTTTACTTGTTCTCCCTTCCCCTTATACTGTTAGAAACAAAAAATTTGTTAGTGTATTTCTGTGCACCTCAACCTTCCCTTCTGTAACATGTGTTTTACTAATATATTTTGCATTGGGCTCCCTTCCCTTTTATTGTTAAAGGTGCCTTGCTTCATGTTTCTCAGTCACAATTTATACCAGGTTTTCAATGATTTTTGAGTAATTTTCCTAATTTATGAGAAGTAGTTTATGAAGTGGAGCTGTTTTTCTAGAAGGATATGCTTATagcgttagatgaagaagggaggttGCTTGTGTGGGGcattaacaccagcatggacctagtgggccgaatggcctgtttctgtgctgtacgttctgtaTTAATTTTTGAAAGAAGTGGGTTCGAGGTCACCTAATTTACATTTTCACGATTATGATTGGAATTAATGGAGTTAAATCAAGCAAATTGTTCACTGTGGTGAAAGGTCCAAACATGAGCAGAAACAGTTAAGAAATAGGTAGTTAGGAGTGGGCTGGGCAGAACTTTTTCACCTAAAAAGGTTAGACTTGTCATATGAGGCCACTAAAACGGACAGTGTAAATGCgttcaagagacaattagatgCATTTCTGAGAGAGAATTGATGAGTGATATAGTGAAAAAGTGAGTAGGTAGGGTTGAGATCAGTCAAAAATGGGCAAATGGCCATCTGTATCTAATATTCTTGCATTTTCTCCTTGATTTCTATCTATCCTTGAGAAATATCTGCGAATTGTTGTCTAATATCTGTATATTATGTGATTATTTAAAGCAGCATTTCGTtaatgtatttttttcccttctttcCAGCTGTCTTGATGCTTGATGATGATATTTTAATTAGTGCCTATGACCTTGATTTTGCTTACTCAGTGTGGCAGGTATGCTTTTTAAATATTTTCCTGACTGGGAGGGTAGCTGTTGTTTCAGGCAGCAGAATGCCCTAAGGATTAAACAAAATTTCATGTGAGGAACCTCAAGTTAACTTAACCAGGGATGGTGTATCTGATGGGAGAAAATAAAAATATCAAATAACTTGAATGAGTTGAGGCTTTTTGTTTGAATTATTGCCTACTCAGTACGATAGGTATGCTTTTAAATGTTTTCCTGATTGGCATGGTAGCTGAAGAAGTTTTTTCTAACTCCTTTTACcttgattttgtttctttttaaagcttGCTTACATGCAAATTGTGCCAAGCCTGTTCCCAGTTTGTGTTAGAAGTAGCTTCATGCGCTGATTGAGTTTATAAAGAGCACAGTCATGCAGGAAACTGCAGTTTCAAATTGAGCTGGGATTAGCCAGCACAAACCTTGGGCAGAATAGCTTTGAAGCTGATTTGACTAACAAAACTGAGTGATGTCGGTGCTGTGATTGAGGTTAAATTTTAATCTCTTTGATTGTAATGGTTGTGCTCCGAGCTCTACTTTGTAGAGTCTCTTGAATGGCATCGGATTAAGCAGCTGATCTAAAAATATAATACTTTATGACTGAAATTAGTATTTTAAGGTTCAGTTGCAGGGGAATTTATTTTTTGTAAAAGTAAGTTTTCCTTAATCATATGGAAGCAATCTTGGAAGTCAGAATGTTGGTGAATTACTGAGAGAATCCTCTTTCATTTCTCTTCACCTCACAAATATATCTCAAAATCCCAGGAGCTGAAGCTATAGCAATGCACCGTAACAATCATTGGTGGAGTGTTAAATGGCACCTTGACAGTGTCTCCAGCAGTGCCTAGGAGGTGTCCATCTGACCCTCCTACAACCACAGCTTCTGCTTAAAGAGTAATAATCTTATAAAAACTGTTAACACCAAGCTCTGTGACGAGGATAAAGGAGATTGATTATATTTTAAGGAGAGTGGACAGACTAAGAAAAAGGATAGATTTTATTGTGAGTAAATGTAAGCTAGTGTACATTGGAACGGGAAATGGAGGGTAGCAAAAATAGAAAAAGTCAAAAAGATCTAATTTACCAAGAGTATCGAGTCAGAATGAAGCTAACCTGCACTGGGATGTAGACTCTGCTGAGGTACAGAGCCATATAGACCACGTTCAAtctctggtctttgctgatttagTTGAACTTGGCCACAGTGGCAGTGggtgcactacaattggcctctatCCCTGGGATAAGGAGTGGAAGAATTAACCAAAGCTTCCCATTCCTGTTGCTACCCATTGACACAAAACATTGAGAgtatggatgtcaggtgaggagaaGATCAGCTGATTGTGTGCTAATGCTTGCTGTCTAGGCTCAAGTATGAAGAATgtttacttgggtgaggtactggtggACTGCTGGCATTTGTAAATCAGTACCCTGAGAATCTTTGGGGCTGGCGAGGTGTAAATGTTGGGACAGGTCTCGAGATACTTGAGTGTACCTTGAAATGAGGTTATCTTAACTCTAAAGCTCACCAGTGAGGCCAGATTTGGAATGCTGTGTGAACTTTTGGGCACTTTGATGTTGGTGTCCCCTTTTAAATTGAGAATATTGAGTGGAGACAATGCAATAGGCAGTTAAATACACAGTATATCCAATACAGTAGAGGTTTTGAAAGACTTTTCAATGCACTTTTCTCCCCCATTTTCTCCTCTCTATTCTACTGAAGGCACTGACGGGTACAATTCCACAGTTGCCAGCCACCCTTCTATCCTGGCCCAGTGGTGAACATAATCAACGAGTGTTGGCTGGATATTTATCTATGGTGGTATTGCAGCTGAACTCAATCTTGTCCTTGTCTGACTTTCGCATaagtacactttccagcagggcttactagttaacaatcaggagcagaatgTCTGGCCGATATTTTTTCTCCTCAAACCCTTAACTCATGGGCTCTGAGGCCAATTACAGCACCAtcagagatcagctaacagcacagaccagggattgaacttgtGACCTTCCTGCTCCGTATGGCTCAGCACCATATCCTGCAGTACATTTACCCACAAAGTGGGCTAACGTTCTTTTTATTCTAGTCACAATCTAAACTGATACACTGGTTAGGGCCCCAATATACTGAGCATTATTAAAGCCATGGTATAGGAACTGGCATGTCCATTTCTGTATATCACAAAAACATATACATGCATTGGCATGGGTGCAGAGAAAAGCAACAGAACTGACCTTGGCTGTAAAGGGGGTGATCTATGTAGAGTATGTTGAGCTGTAGAATTTAAAAAGATGATAGTTAAGAAGAAACCTCATCAAGGTATATAAAATAGTAAATGGATAAATGACAACCTGAATCTTGCTTCAAGTTAAACCAGGACAGTAGTATTTGAGGACTTAACCATAATTTGGTATGAAGTAAGTTTAAAACAGATATTAGGAAGATTTCCTTTACTCTGCATTTTGTGTGTTTCAGCAATTTCCAGATCAAATAGTCGGGTTTGTCCCTCGGAAGCACGTCACGACTTCCTCAGGAATTTACAGCTACGGCAGTTTCGAGCTCCAGAACGCGGCGGGTGGAAGCGGTGACCATTACTCCATGGTGCTGATTGGAGCCGCATTTTTCCATGCCAGTTACCTTGAGAAATTTAAAGTCCAACTCCCAGCTGTCCACAGTTTAATCGACAAGACCCAGAACTGTGACGACATCGCCATGAATTTCATAGTTGCAAAGTACATTGGGAAGCCGTCAGGAGTGTTTGTGAAGCCGGTGGATATGAGGAATCTGGAAAAAGATTCCAACAGCGGCTTCAATGGGATGTGGCACCGGGCAGAGCACTTGCTCCAAAGGTCCTGGTGTCTGAATCAGCTGGCTGCTATCTATGGCAGCATGCCTCTAAAATATTCCAACATCATGATCTCTCAGTTTGGTTTTCCTAACTATGCAAATCACAAAACAAAAAGCTGAAGAATTTGTCTTGACGGTGGCTGGTGCGCCAACTGTCATTACAGACTTTATATAAAGAGGTGGAGATTGGACATGGAGATTGGTCTCTGATTTTCGGAAGCAGTGATGCTTTTCCAGAGGGAGATGCTGTAGGAATTAATCTTTTGCTTCCACTGTTACTGTGCAGGTGCCATTATTGGGGCAAATGCTGTCAGTGTTGCTATTTTTAGATTTTACAACTCCTGTAAGCCTTCCTGTAACAGTCTGCAATTTTGCAGAAGCTTTTATTATGAGAGCGTACTGCATTTGTTTAATTACCTTTGCTGTTTCTGCCTGTCCGAGGGGCAGTCATGTCTTTGAGCAGCTATTGTCACTAGTGACTGGAGTAGCCAATTTGTGGACGGTCGAGTCTGTTGCAATATCTTTAACGCCTTTATAAGTGATTAATGGTGTGCTCAAATAAAACATTTTGATAAGGTTATGCCTGCAGCACTCTGCTCCTGTGCATCTGCTTTATTTCACTCCTgtcttgtaatttaaaaaaaatattactgCTGACTTTAATTTGATGTGCTTGTACATCCTCAGGATGCTGTGATGTGTAAAGGTTTAGTGAATTAATAAATCTAATAATAACTCTAAACACATGATCGTTTTTTATTCgataatgggatgtgggcgtcactggcaaggtcagcatttattgcccatccctaattgcccttgagaaggtggtggcgagccgccttcttgaaccgctgcagtccgtgtggtgaaggttctcccacagtgctgttaggtagggagttccaggattttgacccagcgatgatgaaggaacggcgatatatttcccagaTCCTACCTCTTTCACAACATTCTTGCCAGCTGCATGCTGTTTGGGAGGAGAAAGAAAAGATTGTTTGGGTATGAAATTTATTTCTATTCTTTCGCCTTTCTCCTCTGTCACCCCTGTGTCACCCCTGAAGTCTTATATCCATTCTCCCAGGCCACCTGCTCTCACCTGAACCAGTACTGCTCTGGTAAAGCAGCTAACTGATACTTGGGAGCAACTGCAATGCTTAGGGataatcttgatgtggagatgccggtgatggactggggttgacaaatgtaaggaatcttacaacaccaggttatagtccaactgttttatttgaaaatcacaagctttcggaggctttctccttcgtcaggtgagcaagtgtg encodes:
- the extl2 gene encoding exostosin-like 2 isoform X2; translated protein: MAGSGFTRRLFGGGTLPSYLVMAVLIVFIVGAALTTLLPKVVESGAAVVRREQDDQRTDVQNSFTIIMQSYNRTDLLLKLLNHYQAIPNLHKIIVVWNSIGIKAPKDLWDSLGPHPIPVIFKEQTVNRMRNRLEPFPELETKAVLMLDDDILISAYDLDFAYSVWQQFPDQIVGFVPRKHVTTSSGIYSYGSFELQNAAGGSGDHYSMVLIGAAFFHASYLEKFKVQLPAVHSLIDKTQNCDDIAMNFIVAKYIGKPSGVFVKPVDMRNLEKDSNSGFNGMWHRAEHLLQRSWCLNQLAAIYGSMPLKYSNIMISQFGFPNYANHKTKS
- the extl2 gene encoding exostosin-like 2 isoform X1 translates to MWSRCVMRFTRRLFGGGTLPSYLVMAVLIVFIVGAALTTLLPKVVESGAAVVRREQDDQRTDVQNSFTIIMQSYNRTDLLLKLLNHYQAIPNLHKIIVVWNSIGIKAPKDLWDSLGPHPIPVIFKEQTVNRMRNRLEPFPELETKAVLMLDDDILISAYDLDFAYSVWQQFPDQIVGFVPRKHVTTSSGIYSYGSFELQNAAGGSGDHYSMVLIGAAFFHASYLEKFKVQLPAVHSLIDKTQNCDDIAMNFIVAKYIGKPSGVFVKPVDMRNLEKDSNSGFNGMWHRAEHLLQRSWCLNQLAAIYGSMPLKYSNIMISQFGFPNYANHKTKS